A section of the Leptospira terpstrae serovar Hualin str. LT 11-33 = ATCC 700639 genome encodes:
- a CDS encoding succinate dehydrogenase cytochrome b subunit, producing the protein MTLSLDFFRSSIGKKIIMAITGFIWFGFVIVHMVGNLQVFQGPEKLNTYAKFLKDLGPLLWVARIGLIVAFFGHVFTAIRLKFENTTARPVSYAKGSTIQASVASRTMAYSGLLLLTFLVYHLAHFTLGFTNPDHYSHEYILKNGDVVHDVYAMVILGFQNPIIAGSYIVFMVFLALHFSHALGSMFQTLGILAPKHNPTIQKLSTGLGLIIFLGNCSMPISILLGYVR; encoded by the coding sequence ATGACGTTGAGTCTAGACTTCTTTCGGTCCTCAATTGGAAAGAAGATCATAATGGCCATAACTGGATTTATCTGGTTTGGATTCGTGATCGTTCATATGGTCGGAAACTTACAAGTTTTCCAAGGACCAGAAAAATTAAACACCTACGCAAAGTTTCTTAAGGATTTAGGTCCCCTATTATGGGTGGCAAGAATTGGTTTGATCGTGGCCTTTTTTGGACATGTCTTCACAGCCATTCGCCTAAAATTTGAGAATACAACGGCAAGACCTGTTTCCTATGCAAAAGGATCAACCATCCAAGCCTCTGTTGCTTCGCGCACCATGGCTTATAGTGGACTCCTTCTTCTTACGTTTCTTGTGTACCACCTTGCACATTTTACTTTAGGATTCACTAACCCAGACCATTACTCACACGAATACATTCTCAAAAATGGCGATGTGGTTCATGATGTGTATGCAATGGTCATCCTTGGATTTCAAAATCCAATCATTGCAGGATCCTATATCGTTTTTATGGTTTTCCTTGCTCTTCATTTTTCTCATGCTTTAGGATCAATGTTTCAGACATTGGGAATCCTTGCACCAAAACACAACCCCACCATTCAGAAACTATCCACAGGACTTGGTCTTATCATTTTCTTGGGAAATTGTTCCATGCCGATCTCGATTTTACTCGGGTATGTCCGTTAA
- a CDS encoding fumarate reductase/succinate dehydrogenase flavoprotein subunit → MKLDAKIPSGPLEQKWDKHKQDIKLVNPANKRKYKVIIVGTGLAGASAAATLSELGYQVSVFCFQDSPRRAHSIAAQGGINAAKNYQNDGDSVYRLFYDTVKGGDFRAREANVYRLAHESTNIIDQCVAQGVPFAREYGGTLSNRSFGGAQVSRTFYAKGQTGQQLLLGAYSALEKQISRGAVKMYPRTEMLELVLIDGHAKGIVVRDLVTGEISSHAGDAVILASGGYGNVFYLSTNAKGSNVTATYRAYKKGAGFANPCYTQIHPTCIPQAGDYQSKLTLMSESLRNDGRVWVPKKKDDLRAPHEIPEEERDYYLERKYPSYGNLAPRDISSRSAKEACDNGLGVGPKVGDKRLGVYLDFSDSIKRLGEPVVADRYDNLFQMYERITGENPYKVPMRIYPAVHYTMGGLWVDYNLMSNVPGLHVLGEANFSDHGANRLGASALMQGLADGYFVIPYTIGDYFAREGHKNISTDRPEFKEAEARVREMTNKLLAINGKKTPDDFHRALGKIMWDQCGMARNEKGLKDALQRIPELRDEFWKNVKVAGSGSELNQELEKAGRVADYLEFGELLCLDALKREESCGGHFREEHQTEDGEAKRNDEKFCHVTAWEYKGEGKAPEEHREKLEYENIHLAVRSYK, encoded by the coding sequence ATGAAATTAGATGCAAAAATTCCGTCGGGTCCTTTAGAACAGAAATGGGACAAACATAAACAAGACATCAAACTTGTAAACCCGGCAAACAAACGTAAGTATAAAGTCATCATTGTGGGAACTGGTCTTGCCGGTGCTTCTGCTGCTGCAACACTATCAGAACTTGGTTACCAAGTATCTGTTTTTTGTTTCCAAGACAGTCCTAGGCGTGCTCACTCCATTGCTGCCCAAGGTGGTATCAATGCAGCAAAGAATTACCAAAATGACGGTGACTCTGTTTACCGATTGTTCTACGACACTGTAAAAGGTGGTGATTTTCGTGCAAGAGAAGCAAACGTCTATCGTTTGGCTCATGAATCCACGAACATCATCGACCAGTGTGTTGCGCAAGGTGTTCCTTTTGCTCGTGAGTATGGTGGAACTCTTTCTAACCGCTCTTTCGGTGGAGCTCAAGTTTCTCGTACTTTTTATGCCAAAGGTCAAACTGGGCAACAGTTGTTACTCGGTGCCTATTCTGCACTAGAAAAACAAATTTCTCGTGGTGCGGTAAAAATGTACCCAAGAACAGAGATGTTGGAACTAGTTCTCATTGATGGTCATGCCAAAGGAATCGTGGTTCGCGATTTAGTTACCGGTGAGATTTCTTCTCATGCGGGCGACGCAGTGATCCTTGCCTCTGGTGGATACGGAAACGTATTTTACCTATCGACCAACGCAAAAGGTTCTAACGTAACGGCAACTTACAGAGCTTACAAAAAAGGTGCTGGATTTGCAAACCCTTGTTATACGCAAATCCACCCGACTTGTATTCCCCAAGCAGGCGATTACCAATCAAAATTAACTCTTATGTCAGAATCTCTCCGTAACGACGGACGGGTTTGGGTTCCAAAGAAAAAGGATGACCTTCGTGCACCACACGAAATTCCAGAAGAGGAAAGAGACTATTATCTTGAGAGAAAATATCCTTCTTACGGGAACTTAGCACCTCGAGACATCTCTTCTCGTTCTGCAAAAGAAGCTTGTGATAATGGTCTTGGTGTGGGTCCCAAAGTTGGAGACAAACGTCTTGGTGTGTATTTGGATTTTTCTGATTCCATCAAAAGATTAGGGGAACCAGTCGTAGCTGACCGTTACGACAACCTCTTCCAGATGTATGAACGCATTACTGGGGAAAACCCATACAAAGTTCCAATGCGTATTTACCCTGCGGTTCACTATACAATGGGTGGGCTTTGGGTGGATTACAACCTTATGTCAAATGTTCCGGGTCTACATGTTCTTGGGGAAGCAAACTTCTCCGACCATGGTGCCAACCGACTTGGAGCATCTGCCCTTATGCAAGGACTTGCGGATGGTTACTTTGTAATTCCTTATACCATTGGTGATTATTTTGCAAGAGAAGGTCATAAAAATATCTCTACTGACAGACCGGAATTCAAAGAAGCAGAAGCCCGTGTTCGTGAGATGACAAATAAACTCCTAGCAATCAACGGTAAAAAAACACCTGACGATTTCCACAGAGCACTCGGTAAAATCATGTGGGATCAGTGCGGAATGGCTCGTAACGAAAAAGGCCTAAAAGACGCTCTCCAAAGAATTCCTGAACTTCGGGATGAATTCTGGAAAAACGTAAAAGTTGCCGGATCTGGATCTGAACTCAACCAAGAATTGGAAAAAGCGGGTCGCGTTGCCGACTATTTAGAGTTTGGTGAGCTACTTTGTTTAGATGCACTCAAACGAGAAGAATCTTGTGGAGGTCACTTCCGTGAGGAACACCAAACAGAAGATGGAGAAGCAAAACGTAACGATGAAAAATTCTGCCACGTAACAGCTTGGGAATATAAGGGAGAAGGAAAGGCTCCTGAAGAACACCGCGAAAAACTCGAGTATGAAAACATCCACCTGGCCGTAAGGAGCTACAAATAA
- a CDS encoding SulP family inorganic anion transporter, which yields MFSKLKQDIPSGLVVFLVALPLCLGVALASGAPLLSGVISGVIGGIVVGILSHSNTSVSGPAAGLVTLVLAAIAGLGDYRTFLLAVLLAGCIQILIGLLRGGFIANYIPSNVIQGLLASIGIILILKQIPHAVGFDVDPEEDFIFFQKDGENTFSELLNLFKYFSWGAVWIAVSSLALLVGYDKTKWKLLKFLPSPVLVILLGIFLNGLFQNYIPEWYLSQKHLVSIPNIKNWESVFFFPNFSAITETKVWYFAITIAAFATLETLLNLDAVERIDPHKRLASPNRELVAQGIGNSLSGLIGGLPITSVIVRSSVNIYAGAESKFSTIFHGILLSLSVLFFGSFLNLIPLSSLAVILIVTGFKLTNLNLYLTIYKKGIYQFLPFIATIFAIIFTDLLTGVLIGLSISFIFILKNNYKNPFSVETETLNIGETVRIELPNQVSFLNKASIKDTLWAIPENSKLIVDASNCNFIDHDILEVLEEFKTVISVEKKIQLNLIGLKDSYELSDQVQFVNILDKEAQQKLTPDEILDFLKRGNERFVKGKWSEKYFKHQVNATAFGQNPIAVVLSCIDSRTSPEIIFDAGLGDIISIRIAGNIVNEEILGSLELSCAKIGTKLIVVLGHSNCGAVSSALYALREGNIASITNKIQKAIDESEKIIHPIQKENEHIFNHVVKANVKNSIQEILSHSPFLSEKVGSEEIKIVSGFYDTSSGEVQFFESV from the coding sequence ATGTTTTCTAAATTAAAACAAGACATTCCTTCAGGCCTTGTCGTATTCTTAGTCGCTCTTCCTTTATGTTTGGGAGTGGCGTTGGCCAGTGGTGCTCCATTATTATCCGGTGTGATCTCTGGAGTGATTGGAGGCATTGTTGTTGGAATCCTTAGTCATTCCAATACTAGTGTCAGTGGACCCGCAGCAGGCCTTGTCACTTTGGTGTTAGCTGCCATTGCAGGTCTTGGTGATTATCGCACCTTTCTTCTTGCTGTTTTATTAGCAGGTTGTATTCAAATTTTGATTGGACTTTTACGCGGTGGGTTTATTGCAAACTATATCCCATCTAACGTGATCCAAGGATTACTCGCATCCATAGGAATCATCCTCATCTTAAAACAAATTCCGCATGCTGTTGGGTTTGATGTGGATCCAGAAGAAGATTTTATTTTCTTCCAAAAAGATGGTGAAAATACATTTTCTGAACTATTGAATCTATTCAAATACTTCTCTTGGGGAGCAGTGTGGATTGCAGTCTCGTCTTTAGCTTTGCTAGTTGGTTATGACAAAACCAAATGGAAACTTTTGAAATTTTTACCTTCTCCAGTCCTTGTGATTCTTTTGGGAATCTTTCTGAATGGCCTATTTCAAAACTATATACCTGAGTGGTATCTTTCTCAAAAACATTTAGTTTCCATCCCCAATATCAAAAATTGGGAATCGGTGTTTTTCTTTCCCAATTTTTCGGCGATCACAGAAACTAAGGTTTGGTATTTTGCCATCACGATTGCTGCCTTTGCTACCTTGGAAACCCTCCTAAATCTGGATGCCGTAGAAAGGATTGATCCGCACAAACGACTTGCTTCCCCTAACAGGGAACTAGTGGCCCAAGGGATAGGAAACTCTCTTTCTGGTTTGATTGGAGGTCTTCCCATTACCTCTGTCATTGTTCGAAGTTCTGTAAATATATATGCAGGTGCAGAATCTAAATTTTCCACAATCTTTCACGGAATTTTACTTTCCCTTAGTGTTCTTTTTTTTGGATCCTTCTTAAATTTAATTCCCTTATCTTCTTTAGCTGTGATTTTGATTGTCACTGGTTTTAAACTCACAAACTTAAACCTCTACCTAACCATTTATAAAAAAGGGATTTACCAATTCCTACCTTTCATCGCAACTATCTTCGCCATTATATTTACCGACCTTTTAACAGGTGTATTAATTGGTCTTTCGATCAGTTTTATTTTTATCCTAAAAAATAATTACAAAAATCCATTCTCCGTTGAAACGGAAACCTTAAATATTGGAGAAACTGTCCGAATCGAATTGCCAAATCAGGTTTCTTTTTTAAACAAAGCTTCTATCAAGGACACACTATGGGCAATTCCTGAAAATTCAAAACTCATCGTGGATGCATCCAATTGTAATTTCATTGACCATGATATCTTGGAAGTCTTGGAAGAATTCAAAACAGTAATTTCTGTTGAAAAAAAAATCCAATTGAATTTGATCGGACTGAAAGACTCATATGAACTCAGTGATCAGGTTCAGTTTGTAAATATTTTAGATAAGGAAGCTCAACAAAAACTGACTCCAGACGAAATCTTGGATTTCCTAAAACGAGGAAATGAACGGTTTGTCAAAGGGAAATGGTCGGAAAAATATTTCAAACACCAAGTCAATGCAACGGCTTTTGGTCAAAATCCCATTGCGGTAGTTCTATCTTGTATTGATTCAAGGACAAGTCCTGAAATCATTTTTGATGCAGGTCTTGGAGATATCATCTCAATACGTATTGCGGGAAATATTGTGAATGAAGAAATCCTTGGTAGTTTGGAGTTGTCTTGTGCAAAAATTGGAACAAAACTAATCGTTGTTTTAGGACATTCCAATTGTGGTGCAGTATCGAGTGCACTGTATGCACTTCGGGAAGGAAATATTGCTAGCATTACTAACAAAATTCAAAAAGCAATCGATGAATCTGAAAAAATCATCCATCCCATCCAAAAAGAAAATGAACATATTTTCAATCATGTTGTAAAAGCAAATGTGAAAAATTCTATCCAAGAGATACTATCGCACAGTCCCTTTCTTTCAGAAAAAGTAGGCTCAGAAGAAATTAAAATTGTCTCTGGTT